The following proteins are co-located in the Leptodactylus fuscus isolate aLepFus1 chromosome 8, aLepFus1.hap2, whole genome shotgun sequence genome:
- the IQCE gene encoding IQ domain-containing protein E gives MSWISSENGTEAEELEDAYQELSQLGDDAISAITYESDTDKKVKKKKSGKAPRSQNSPYLSSANLNPRKAPVWRSLKGTGQMHTENPMMKVPRQLWLASMKQGNGLTQPLKSDLDIGQAWVSPGSSTPEYLKEALGMKKPKYSRSSSNGYIPGTPDFKEKEDMYDQILDLKKMLQAQKSDADVMKTKLRRLEEENNRKDRQIEQLLDPSRSSEFARSLVDKKSDSSLIVNNLKQKILKLEKQCKEKDNTLSKLQTELKTTSLEEMRIAMETYYEEIQRLQMLLAKAEAAQQRPPPESKDSIRRQKALNAAVLKLSKQVKELQEENKSLKADLDRAMAQSPTSTRSKGYSEWSKQRLVRKISELEKKLESATKPSAEQGKLAQVTGTATPSPGDGPSVQKLNPEEECERLRNLVKKIKEDRADLQERLGAKDADLKKLQQEKTELEKQLQKLKERKDEREEINRLSQKIKRLEAELEDVKREKGSALEAARKAQKESRGSRPSSARSASSASSSSSHRGSNSSSSGGEKKKKQEAAEIIQKNWRRYKGRKEEKNDLEEATAFLQAALRGHLARQKMLSLAATPRARSPRPSSFTKQDSSTSNSKDLQETSKDDDHVTILQSAFRAHSARAHMLGQRHDEMKGRQSPVRRSPRSNARSPVSRKSSGQNLHHSLASDSSEDLIEEMISEEEEEKPKTKRPGSRTSVSRQSPSGKSHPPAEDPHSDDSDDIIVVSPSRPARRKDSDF, from the exons TATCAAGAACTGTCCCAGCTGGGAGATGACGCCATTTCTGCCATCACATATGAATCCGACACCGATAAG AAAGTAAAGAAGAAGAAATCAGGCAAAGCGCCCAGGTCACAGA ATTCTCCTTATCTCTCCAGCGCAAACCTGAACCCTAGAAAGGCCCCCGTATGGAGGTCTCTTAAAGGGACGGGGCAGATGCACACAGAGAACCCGATGATGAAAGTGCCGAGACAGCTGTGGCTGGCCTCCATGAAGCAAGGCAATG GCCTCACGCAGCCTCTGAAATCTGACCTGGATATTGGCCAGGCCTGGGTGAGCCCTGGCAGCAGCACTCCGGAGTATCTGAAGGAAGCTCTAGGGATGAAGAAGCCCAAATATTCACGCTCTTCTAGTAACG GTTATATACCCGGAACACCAGATTTTAAGGAGAAAGAAGACATGTATGACCAGATCTTAGACTTGAAAAAG ATGTTGCAGGCACAGAAATCTGACGCGGATGTCATGAAAACCAAGCTCAGGAGACTGGAGGAAGAAAACAACAGAAAAGACCGTCAGATCGAGCAGCTGCTGGACCCTTCAAGG AGTTCAGAGTTTGCAAGAAGCCTGGTGGACAAGAAAAGTGACAGCAGTCTG ATAGTGAATAATCTGAAACAGAAGATTCTGAAGCTGGAAAAGCAGTGTAAGGAGAAGGATAACACCTTAAG caaactCCAGACCGAGCTGAAAACCACCAGCCTGGAAGAGATGAGGATAGCGATGGAAACCTATTATGAAGAG ATTCAGAGGCTGCAAATGCTGCTGGCGAAAGCGGAGGCTGCACAACAAAG GCCTCCTCCAGAAAGTAAGGATTCCATCAGGAGACAAAAGGCATTGAATGCGGCCGTGCTAAAACTCTCCAAACAAGTCAAGGAGTTACAGGAGGAGAACAAGAGTCTTAAGGCTGATTTGGACAGAGCTATGGCGCAGTCTCCTACATCTACCAGATCGAAAG GTTACAGTGAGTGGAGCAAGCAGAGACTGGTGAGGAAGATCTCCGAGCTAGAAAAG AAATTGGAAAGTGCGACAAAGCCATCGGCAGAGCAAGGTAAATTGGCTCAAGTAACAGGAACGGCTACCCCCAGTCCGGGAGACGGTCCGTCAGTCCAGAAACTGAACCCTGAAGAAGAGTGTGAAAGATTGAGGAACCTGGTCAAGAAGATAAAGGAGGATCGGGCAGATCTGCAGGAGCGACTCGGGGCTAAGGA CGCCGAcctgaaaaaactgcagcaggaaAAGACCGAACTGGAGAAGCAGCTGCAAAAACTGAAGGAGAGAAAAGATGAAAG AGAAGAAATCAACCGACTGAGCCAAAAAATCAAGAGATTAGAAGCGGAGCTGGAGGATGTGAAACGCGAGAAGGGGTCTGCCCTGGAAGCCGCAAGAAAG GCACAGAAGGAGTCACGAGGGTCCCGTCCGAGCTCCGCCAGGAGTGCATCAAGTGCATCATCGTCCTCATCACACCGAGGGTCCAATAGTTCTTCCAGTggaggagagaagaagaagaaacaggAAGCAGCTGAGATTATCCAGAAGAACTGGCGGCGGTATAAAGGCAGG aaagaagaaaagaatgaTTTGGAAGAG GCAACCGCGTTCCTTCAAGCAGCCCTACGAGGTCACCTAGCAAGACAGAAAATGTTATCGCTGGCCGCTACCCCTCGGGCAAGGTCTCCCAGACCGAGCAGCTTCACCAAGCAG GATAGCAGCACATCGAACAGTAAAGACCTGCAAGAGACCAGCAAAGATGACGACCATGTGACCATTCTACAGTCCGCCTTTCGTGCACACTCGGCCCGCGCGCATATGCTTGGACAGAG ACACGACGAGATGAAAGGCAGACAGAGCCCGGTCAGGAGGAGCCCCAGATCCAACGCAAGATCTCCAGTGTCCAGGAAATCCTCGGGGCAGAATCTCCATCACTCACTAG CCAGTGATAGCAGTGAGGACTTAATTGAAGAAATGATatcagaagaagaagaggaaaagcCAAAAACCAAGAGGCCAGGTTCCCGCACCTCGGTGTCCCGGCAATCACCATCTG GCAAGTCCCACCCACCCGCCGAAGATCCCCACTCTGATGATTCTGATGACATCATTGTTGTGTCTCCTTCACGGCCTGCAAGAAGGAAGGACTCTGATTTTTAA